A section of the Pseudomonas sp. Q1-7 genome encodes:
- a CDS encoding outer membrane beta-barrel protein yields the protein MNRTLSRIVLASSLALAAAGAQAADNFVGLTWGQTNNNIQKSDSLNAGLDNPKLDKVIHKTGTWGVRAGQQDDMGRYYATYENFSDSDSGYKLRQQNLLGSYDLFLPVGDYNTKLFGGATLGLVKLEQESRGLSRDSNINYAAGLQAGILQDLSKNASIEAGYRYLRTNVSTDMAEHGGPRLGSLDLHSSGQAYLGANYRF from the coding sequence ATGAACCGTACCCTGAGCCGTATCGTCCTCGCGTCCTCCCTGGCCCTTGCCGCTGCCGGCGCCCAGGCCGCGGACAACTTCGTCGGCCTGACCTGGGGCCAGACCAACAACAACATCCAGAAATCCGATTCGCTGAATGCGGGCCTGGATAATCCCAAGCTGGATAAAGTCATCCACAAGACCGGCACCTGGGGCGTGCGCGCCGGCCAGCAGGATGACATGGGTCGCTACTACGCGACCTACGAAAACTTCTCCGACAGCGACAGCGGCTACAAGCTGCGCCAGCAGAACCTGCTCGGCAGCTACGATCTGTTCCTGCCGGTGGGTGACTACAACACCAAGCTGTTCGGCGGCGCCACCCTGGGCCTGGTCAAGCTGGAGCAGGAAAGCCGTGGCCTGAGCCGCGACAGCAACATCAACTACGCGGCCGGCCTGCAGGCCGGTATTCTGCAGGACCTGAGCAAGAACGCGTCGATCGAGGCGGGCTACCGCTACCTGCGCACCAATGTCAGCACCGACATGGCGGAGCACGGCGGCCCACGCCTGGGCTCCCTGGACCTGCACAGCAGCGGCCAGGCCTACCTGGGTGCCAACTACAGGTTCTGA
- a CDS encoding response regulator: MKLLVVEDEALLRHHLFTRLGEQGHVVDAVPDAEEALYRAAEYNHDLAVIDLGLPGISGLDLIRQLRSQGKSFPILILTARGNWQDKVEGLAAGADDYVVKPFQFEELEARLNALLRRSSGFVQSTIEAGPLLLDLNRKQARLEGETLPLTAYEYRILEYLMRHHQQVVAKERLMEQLYPDDEERDPNVIEVLVGRLRRKLEGGSGFKPIDTVRGQGYLFTERCR; encoded by the coding sequence ATGAAGCTGCTGGTCGTGGAAGACGAGGCGTTGCTGCGTCACCATCTCTTCACCCGCCTGGGCGAACAGGGGCATGTGGTGGACGCCGTGCCGGACGCCGAGGAAGCGCTCTACCGCGCCGCGGAATACAACCATGACCTGGCAGTGATCGACCTGGGCCTGCCGGGTATCAGCGGGCTGGACCTGATTCGCCAGTTGCGCAGCCAGGGCAAGAGCTTTCCCATCCTGATTCTCACCGCGCGCGGCAACTGGCAGGACAAGGTGGAGGGCCTGGCCGCCGGTGCCGACGACTACGTGGTCAAGCCGTTCCAGTTCGAGGAGCTGGAGGCGCGGCTCAATGCCTTGCTGCGTCGTTCCTCGGGCTTCGTCCAGTCGACCATCGAGGCGGGGCCGCTGCTGCTCGACCTGAATCGCAAGCAGGCCCGCCTGGAGGGCGAGACGCTGCCGTTGACCGCCTACGAATACCGCATTCTCGAATACCTCATGCGCCACCATCAGCAGGTGGTCGCCAAGGAGCGGCTGATGGAACAGCTGTACCCCGATGACGAGGAGCGCGATCCCAATGTCATCGAAGTGCTGGTCGGGCGCCTGCGCCGCAAGCTGGAGGGCGGCAGCGGCTTCAAGCCGATCGACACGGTGCGCGGCCAGGGCTATCTGTTCACCGAGCGCTGCCGATGA
- a CDS encoding ATP-binding protein yields the protein MTRRWQRFYRRLGASLRVRLMLSAAFMAVLFMLALLPALRGAFVIALEQSIQQRLAADASALIAAARVENGRLTMPDKLPNEEFDNLDAKQLGYIYDSQGRLVWQSRSSRDERLDYRPRYDGQTHEFLQIDDGGGRTFFVYDVEVDLLRGQKAAYSIVTMQPFSDYQGMYDGFLHQLYIWLGGALLVLLGLLWFGLTWGFRSLRGLSAELDDVETGNRDSLSDEHPRELLRLTNSLNRLLDSERRQRERYRHSLDDLAHSLKTPLSVLQGVSETLAARSSDREQARVLQGQIERMSQQIGYQLQRASLRKSGLVRHRVQLAPLLDTLCDALDKVYRDKRVHVVRHFDKGLWVPMEQGALLELLGNLLENAFRLCLGEIHVSARVRDGYCELKVEDDGPGVPVDQRERILKRGERLDAQHPGQGIGTAVVKDIIESYEGELYLDESALGGAEFRIRFPVL from the coding sequence ATGACCCGCCGTTGGCAGCGGTTCTACCGGCGCCTCGGCGCGTCCCTGCGGGTACGCCTGATGCTGAGTGCCGCCTTCATGGCGGTGCTGTTCATGCTGGCGCTGCTGCCGGCGTTGCGCGGGGCTTTCGTCATTGCCCTGGAGCAGTCCATCCAGCAACGCCTGGCGGCTGACGCCAGTGCCTTGATCGCGGCGGCGCGGGTGGAGAATGGCCGCCTGACGATGCCCGACAAGCTGCCCAACGAAGAATTCGACAACCTCGATGCCAAGCAGCTGGGCTACATCTACGACAGCCAGGGGCGGCTGGTCTGGCAGTCCCGTTCCTCGCGGGACGAACGCCTGGACTACCGGCCGAGGTACGACGGCCAGACCCATGAGTTCCTGCAGATCGACGATGGTGGGGGGCGCACGTTCTTCGTCTATGACGTGGAGGTGGACCTGCTGCGCGGGCAGAAGGCGGCCTACAGCATCGTCACCATGCAGCCGTTCAGCGACTACCAGGGTATGTACGACGGTTTCCTCCACCAACTGTACATCTGGCTGGGAGGCGCCTTGCTGGTCCTGCTGGGACTGCTCTGGTTCGGCCTCACCTGGGGCTTTCGCAGCCTGCGCGGGCTGAGTGCCGAGCTGGACGACGTGGAGACCGGAAACCGCGACAGCTTGAGCGATGAGCATCCGCGCGAGCTGCTGCGCCTGACCAACTCCCTTAACCGCCTGCTGGACAGCGAGCGCCGCCAGCGCGAGCGTTACCGCCATTCCCTGGATGACCTGGCGCACAGCCTGAAGACGCCACTGTCGGTGCTGCAGGGCGTCAGCGAAACCCTCGCCGCGAGGTCGTCCGATCGCGAGCAGGCGCGGGTGCTGCAGGGCCAGATCGAACGCATGAGCCAGCAGATCGGCTACCAGTTGCAGCGCGCCAGCCTGCGCAAGAGCGGCCTGGTGCGCCATCGCGTGCAACTGGCGCCGCTCCTGGACACCCTCTGCGATGCCCTGGACAAGGTCTACCGGGACAAGCGCGTGCATGTGGTACGGCATTTCGACAAGGGACTTTGGGTGCCGATGGAGCAGGGCGCCCTGCTGGAGCTGCTTGGCAATCTGCTGGAGAACGCCTTCCGCCTGTGCCTGGGCGAAATCCATGTCAGCGCCCGGGTGCGCGATGGCTATTGCGAACTCAAGGTCGAGGATGACGGCCCGGGCGTGCCGGTGGACCAGCGCGAGCGCATCCTCAAGCGCGGCGAGCGCCTGGATGCCCAGCATCCGGGGCAGGGCATCGGCACCGCGGTGGTCAAGGACATCATCGAGAGTTACGAGGGCGAGCTGTATCTCGACGAATCGGCCCTGGGTGGCGCGGAGTTCCGAATCCGCTTTCCAGTGCTCTGA
- a CDS encoding AraC family transcriptional regulator, producing MRERTIASHFVRAALRGAEGLGMACVPLLRSAGIQPALLEEPRARVAPEQFARLMQVLWETLDDEYMGFGQQRSKRGTFAMMCHAIIHCRTLEKALIRGTLFYGLFPDGPRIQLERDGDSAVLTVDDATLRDPDHFLVESLLVIWHRLASWLIGQRIRLEEATFSYAEPAHASEYELLFPTTRHFAAPRISLRFHARYLAMPLLQDERTLKHFLEHSPADLLARPDGGDSLISQIRRLLGRDCRTWPDLEAVAQQLHISPQTLRRHLREEGSSFQELKDHLRRDLAIYHLGRDELSIQDIAEQLGFSEPSAFHRAFKKWTGLTPGAYRAQEVLP from the coding sequence ATGCGCGAACGCACCATCGCCAGTCATTTCGTCCGGGCCGCGCTGCGCGGTGCCGAGGGACTTGGCATGGCGTGCGTGCCACTGCTGCGCAGCGCCGGCATCCAGCCGGCGCTTCTCGAAGAACCCCGCGCACGCGTCGCCCCCGAGCAGTTCGCACGGCTGATGCAAGTGCTCTGGGAAACCCTCGACGACGAGTACATGGGCTTCGGCCAGCAGCGCAGCAAGCGCGGGACCTTCGCGATGATGTGCCACGCCATCATCCACTGCCGGACCCTGGAAAAGGCCCTGATCCGGGGCACCCTCTTCTATGGATTGTTTCCCGACGGCCCGCGCATCCAGCTGGAGCGGGATGGCGACAGCGCCGTACTGACGGTGGATGACGCCACGCTGCGCGACCCGGACCATTTCCTGGTGGAAAGCCTGCTGGTGATCTGGCATCGCCTGGCCAGTTGGCTGATCGGCCAGCGCATCCGCCTGGAAGAAGCCACGTTCAGCTACGCCGAACCGGCCCATGCCAGCGAATACGAGCTGCTCTTCCCCACCACTCGGCATTTCGCCGCGCCGCGCATCAGCCTGCGCTTCCATGCCCGCTACCTGGCCATGCCGCTGCTGCAGGACGAGCGCACCCTCAAGCACTTCCTCGAACACTCCCCGGCCGACCTCCTGGCCCGCCCCGATGGCGGCGACAGCCTGATCAGCCAGATACGCCGTCTGCTGGGGCGCGACTGCCGCACCTGGCCCGACCTGGAAGCGGTCGCCCAGCAGTTGCACATCAGCCCGCAGACCCTGCGCCGGCACCTGCGGGAAGAAGGCTCGAGCTTCCAGGAGTTGAAGGATCACCTGCGCCGCGACCTGGCCATCTACCACCTGGGGCGCGACGAGCTTTCGATCCAGGACATCGCCGAACAGCTCGGCTTCTCCGAGCCCTCGGCCTTCCACCGGGCATTCAAGAAGTGGACGGGGCTGACACCGGGGGCCTACCGGGCGCAGGAAGTCCTGCCGTAG
- a CDS encoding dicarboxylate/amino acid:cation symporter, producing the protein MSRQPFYKSLYVQVIVAIAIGILLGHFFPETGVALKPLGDGFVKLIKMAIAPIIFCTVVSGIAGMQDMKSVGKTGGYALLYFEIVSTVALIIGLVVVNIVQPGVGMHVDPSTLDTKGIAAFAAAGEQQSTIAFLLNVIPGTIVGAFASGDILQVLFFSVIFAFALQRMGDYGKPVLEFIDRIAHVMFGIINMIMKVAPIGAFGAMAFTIGQYGVGSLVQLGQLMLCFYITCVFFILVVLGGIARAHGFSILRFIRYIREELLIVLGTSSSESALPRMLNKMEKLGANKSVVGLVIPTGYSFNLDGTSIYLTMAAVFIAQATDTPMDITHQLTLLAVLLIASKGAAGVTGSGFIVLAATLSAVGHLPVAGLALILGIDRFMSEARALTNLIGNGVATIVVAKWCKQLDENTLQNELASGGKSEAAAAPQTAV; encoded by the coding sequence ATGTCCCGCCAGCCTTTCTACAAGAGCCTGTACGTCCAGGTCATCGTCGCCATTGCCATCGGCATCCTGCTGGGCCACTTCTTTCCGGAAACCGGTGTCGCCCTCAAACCCCTGGGTGACGGTTTCGTCAAACTGATCAAGATGGCCATCGCGCCCATCATCTTCTGCACCGTGGTCAGCGGCATCGCCGGCATGCAGGACATGAAGTCGGTGGGCAAGACCGGCGGCTATGCGCTGCTGTACTTCGAAATCGTTTCCACCGTCGCGCTGATCATCGGCCTGGTGGTAGTCAACATCGTCCAGCCGGGCGTCGGCATGCACGTCGACCCCTCCACCCTGGACACCAAGGGTATCGCCGCCTTCGCCGCCGCCGGCGAACAGCAGAGCACCATCGCCTTCCTGCTCAATGTGATCCCCGGCACCATCGTCGGCGCCTTCGCCTCCGGTGACATCCTGCAGGTGCTGTTCTTCTCGGTGATCTTCGCCTTCGCCCTGCAGCGCATGGGTGATTACGGCAAGCCGGTGCTGGAGTTCATCGACCGCATCGCCCACGTGATGTTCGGCATCATCAACATGATCATGAAGGTCGCCCCCATCGGTGCCTTCGGTGCCATGGCCTTCACCATCGGCCAGTACGGCGTGGGCTCGCTGGTGCAGCTCGGCCAACTGATGCTGTGCTTCTACATCACCTGCGTGTTCTTCATCCTGGTGGTCCTGGGCGGTATCGCCCGTGCCCACGGCTTCAGCATCCTGCGTTTCATCCGCTACATCCGCGAGGAGCTGCTGATCGTGCTCGGCACCTCGTCGTCCGAGTCGGCCCTGCCGCGCATGCTGAACAAGATGGAGAAGCTGGGTGCCAACAAGTCCGTGGTCGGCTTGGTGATTCCCACCGGCTACTCCTTCAACCTGGACGGCACCTCCATCTACCTGACCATGGCGGCGGTGTTCATCGCCCAGGCGACCGACACCCCCATGGACATCACCCACCAGCTGACCCTGCTGGCGGTGCTGCTGATCGCCTCCAAGGGCGCCGCCGGCGTCACCGGTTCCGGTTTCATCGTGCTGGCCGCCACCCTGTCTGCCGTTGGCCACCTGCCGGTCGCCGGCCTGGCGCTGATCCTCGGCATCGACCGCTTCATGTCCGAAGCCCGTGCCCTGACCAACCTGATCGGCAACGGCGTGGCCACCATCGTCGTCGCCAAGTGGTGCAAGCAACTGGACGAGAACACCCTGCAGAACGAGCTGGCGTCCGGCGGCAAGTCCGAAGCCGCCGCTGCGCCGCAGACCGCCGTCTGA
- a CDS encoding fimbrial protein, with translation MKKALLALALISATHQAYAADIRFQGEIVDETCSLEVNGVESPTILLPSVSRKELASQGQTAGEEYFTLVLKGCNGATASQGLVAAFLPNGDVNAQGRLLNGAAGGSEKVSLELRDDTTPINLASSDTNKVTLVEEGGSTSGVSKVLNVRYYAEASGLEATAVEGSVQYLIHYQ, from the coding sequence ATGAAGAAAGCACTGCTAGCCCTGGCCCTGATATCCGCGACCCACCAAGCCTATGCGGCGGATATCCGATTCCAGGGTGAGATCGTCGACGAAACCTGTTCGCTGGAAGTGAACGGCGTCGAAAGCCCAACCATCCTGCTGCCTTCCGTTTCCAGGAAAGAACTCGCGTCGCAGGGCCAGACCGCCGGTGAAGAGTATTTCACCCTGGTGCTCAAGGGCTGTAATGGCGCCACCGCGAGCCAGGGCCTGGTCGCCGCGTTCCTGCCCAATGGTGACGTCAACGCCCAGGGGCGCCTGCTGAACGGCGCCGCTGGCGGCAGTGAAAAGGTCAGCCTGGAACTGCGGGATGACACCACCCCGATCAACCTGGCTTCCAGCGACACCAACAAGGTCACCCTGGTGGAAGAGGGCGGCTCCACCTCCGGCGTCAGCAAGGTGCTGAACGTGCGCTACTACGCCGAGGCGTCGGGTCTGGAAGCCACTGCTGTGGAAGGTTCCGTGCAATACCTCATCCACTATCAGTGA
- a CDS encoding acyl-CoA dehydrogenase family protein, whose protein sequence is MQRIHFETEHNLFRDAFRAFLEKEVVPHQEAWEDAGVVDRGVWKKAGEMGFLLPWADEEYGGAGLKDFRYEQIMAEELAYINEPGFMIPLHSALCGPYIAEYGNAEQKARFLPGIIRGETILAVAMTEPAAGSDLAGMRTTAVDKGDHYLLNGSKVFISNGLLADVVIVAAKTDPANKHAMGLFLVERGMAGFERGRNLKKLGMKSQDTAELFFNNVKVPRENLLGDAKGGFFYLMNMLAQERLTNACGAVAGAEAALLATIDYVKERKAFDRPVATFQNTRFKLAEMRTQIDVAQVFTDRCVMDHNQKKLTPEVAAEAKLFTTELLCKVVDEGVQLHGGWGYMWEYPICRMYANARIQRIFAGTSEIMKEIISRGMKL, encoded by the coding sequence ATGCAGCGCATTCATTTCGAGACCGAACACAACCTTTTCCGCGATGCTTTCCGCGCCTTCCTCGAAAAGGAAGTGGTGCCTCATCAGGAGGCGTGGGAAGACGCCGGCGTGGTGGATCGCGGCGTGTGGAAGAAGGCGGGGGAAATGGGCTTCCTGCTGCCCTGGGCGGACGAGGAATACGGCGGCGCCGGGCTCAAGGATTTCCGCTACGAGCAGATCATGGCCGAGGAACTGGCCTACATAAACGAGCCGGGCTTCATGATCCCGCTGCACTCGGCACTCTGCGGCCCCTACATCGCCGAGTACGGCAACGCCGAACAGAAGGCGCGCTTCCTGCCGGGGATCATCCGTGGCGAAACCATCCTCGCCGTGGCCATGACCGAGCCCGCCGCCGGCTCCGACCTGGCCGGCATGCGCACCACCGCGGTCGACAAGGGCGACCATTACCTGCTCAACGGTTCCAAGGTGTTCATCTCCAATGGCCTGCTGGCCGATGTGGTGATCGTCGCCGCCAAGACCGACCCGGCGAACAAGCACGCCATGGGCCTGTTCCTGGTGGAGCGTGGCATGGCGGGTTTCGAACGCGGCCGCAACCTGAAGAAGCTGGGCATGAAGAGCCAGGACACCGCCGAACTGTTCTTCAACAACGTCAAGGTGCCCAGGGAAAACCTGCTGGGCGACGCCAAGGGCGGCTTCTTCTACCTGATGAACATGCTCGCCCAGGAGCGCCTGACCAACGCCTGCGGCGCGGTCGCCGGCGCCGAGGCGGCGCTGCTCGCCACCATCGACTATGTGAAGGAACGCAAGGCCTTCGACCGCCCCGTGGCGACCTTCCAGAACACCCGTTTCAAACTCGCCGAGATGCGCACCCAGATCGACGTCGCCCAGGTCTTCACCGACCGCTGCGTGATGGATCACAACCAGAAGAAACTCACCCCGGAAGTGGCCGCCGAGGCCAAGCTGTTCACCACCGAGCTGCTGTGCAAGGTGGTGGACGAAGGCGTGCAGCTGCACGGCGGCTGGGGCTATATGTGGGAGTACCCCATCTGCAGGATGTACGCGAACGCGCGCATCCAGCGCATCTTCGCCGGCACCTCGGAGATCATGAAAGAAATCATCAGCCGCGGCATGAAGCTCTGA
- a CDS encoding amidohydrolase family protein, protein MSRIGAIDAWAQLATGRTRELIPEAVRLFEKSGTTALLDKGLSPEETVAEMDRAGIDKLMVSAWCRPERWVSTNDEVAEYTRAYPDRFVGVAAVDMSKPMAALRELERAVTELGFKALRVVPWLWKLPPNHRLYYPLYVKCVELDIPFCTQVGHTGPLMPSETGRPVPYLDDVALDFPELRIVAGHIGHPWTEEMIGVAWKHDNIYIDTSAYLPRYYPQALLQYMKSYGQDKVLFGSNFPQLSLARCMEQVDELDLPAAAKEKFLHGNARRVFKL, encoded by the coding sequence ATGTCCAGAATCGGCGCCATCGACGCCTGGGCCCAGTTGGCCACCGGCCGCACCCGCGAACTGATTCCAGAAGCCGTGCGGCTGTTCGAGAAGTCAGGCACCACGGCCCTGCTCGACAAGGGCCTGAGCCCAGAGGAAACGGTGGCTGAGATGGACCGCGCCGGCATCGACAAACTGATGGTCAGTGCCTGGTGCAGGCCCGAGCGCTGGGTCAGCACGAATGACGAAGTGGCCGAGTACACCCGTGCCTACCCCGACCGCTTCGTCGGCGTCGCCGCGGTGGACATGAGCAAGCCCATGGCCGCCCTGCGCGAACTGGAGCGGGCGGTGACCGAGCTGGGCTTCAAGGCGCTGCGGGTGGTGCCCTGGCTGTGGAAACTGCCGCCCAACCACCGCCTCTATTACCCGCTTTACGTGAAGTGTGTCGAGCTGGACATCCCGTTCTGCACCCAGGTCGGCCACACCGGTCCGCTGATGCCTTCGGAGACCGGGCGCCCGGTACCCTACCTGGACGACGTGGCGCTGGATTTCCCCGAGCTGCGCATCGTCGCCGGGCATATCGGCCACCCCTGGACCGAGGAAATGATCGGGGTCGCGTGGAAGCACGACAACATCTACATCGACACCTCCGCCTACCTGCCACGCTATTACCCCCAGGCACTGCTGCAGTACATGAAGAGCTATGGCCAGGACAAGGTGCTGTTCGGCAGCAACTTCCCGCAGCTGTCGCTGGCCCGCTGCATGGAGCAGGTGGATGAACTGGACCTGCCGGCTGCCGCGAAGGAAAAATTCCTTCACGGCAACGCAAGACGGGTGTTCAAGCTCTAG
- a CDS encoding AMP-binding protein: MSEALPLQRFAHWVANQPDRVWLRQPVARTWYPITWREADDRARRLASALRALGCEPGDRVAILAKNCAEWVLSDMAIMLAGLVSVPLYPLQSAESIHYVLRHSACKAIILGKLDDAERLEPGIPADVVRIAMPYPTLRADHDWGELLARHDPLRETHVQRPDDLLSILYTSGTTGQPKGVMQTARAFAFASSRAVREMGLGEETRFFSYLPLSHAAERFLVETNSLYCGGSIAFTESLETFAEDLRDVRPTLFFSVPRLWTRFQQGVLEKLPQSRLDRLLRLPLLGRLVAWKVRRGLGLDRARVLISGAAPIPVALLEWYRRIGLILCEGYGMTENFAYGNFNRPGQVRFGSVGRVMPDNELRIADDGEILYRSPSLMAGYYLEPEKSAESLRDGWLHTGDKGEIDGDGYLRITGRVKDIFKTSKGKYVAPAPIEGEIAKSLWVEQVCLMGSGLDQPLALIELSPAAREQARANVEADLLATLRQLNGKLLPHERVSHLLLVREPWTVDNGCMTPTMKIRRSVLEARYASTAERLDARQALHWE, encoded by the coding sequence TTGAGCGAAGCACTTCCGTTGCAGCGTTTCGCCCATTGGGTGGCGAACCAGCCGGATCGCGTCTGGTTGCGCCAGCCGGTGGCGCGAACCTGGTATCCCATCACCTGGCGCGAGGCCGACGACCGCGCCCGGCGCCTGGCCAGCGCGTTGCGCGCCCTGGGCTGCGAGCCGGGCGACCGGGTGGCGATCCTGGCGAAGAACTGCGCCGAATGGGTGCTGAGCGACATGGCGATCATGCTCGCCGGGCTGGTCAGCGTGCCGCTCTACCCGCTGCAGTCGGCGGAGAGCATCCATTACGTGCTGCGCCATTCGGCCTGCAAGGCGATCATCCTCGGCAAGCTGGATGATGCCGAGCGCCTGGAACCCGGCATCCCCGCCGACGTGGTGCGCATCGCCATGCCCTATCCCACCCTGCGCGCCGACCATGACTGGGGTGAGCTGCTGGCCCGCCATGACCCCCTGCGAGAGACCCATGTACAGCGGCCGGACGACCTGCTCAGCATCCTCTACACCTCCGGCACCACCGGCCAGCCCAAGGGTGTGATGCAGACGGCGCGGGCGTTCGCCTTCGCTTCCAGCCGCGCGGTGAGGGAGATGGGCCTGGGGGAGGAAACCCGCTTCTTCTCCTACCTGCCGCTGTCCCACGCCGCCGAGCGCTTCCTGGTGGAAACCAACAGCCTCTACTGCGGTGGCAGCATCGCCTTCACCGAATCCCTGGAAACCTTCGCCGAGGACCTGCGCGACGTGCGGCCCACCCTGTTTTTCTCGGTGCCACGCCTGTGGACGCGCTTCCAGCAGGGCGTGCTGGAGAAGCTGCCGCAATCAAGGCTCGACCGCCTGCTGCGCCTCCCGCTGCTGGGCCGCCTGGTGGCCTGGAAGGTCCGTCGCGGCCTGGGGTTGGACCGGGCGCGGGTGCTGATCAGTGGCGCGGCGCCCATTCCCGTGGCACTGCTGGAGTGGTACCGGCGCATCGGCCTGATCCTCTGCGAGGGCTATGGCATGACCGAGAACTTCGCCTACGGCAACTTCAACCGGCCCGGGCAGGTGCGTTTCGGCAGCGTCGGCCGGGTAATGCCCGACAACGAACTGCGTATCGCCGACGATGGCGAAATCCTCTACCGCAGCCCGTCGCTGATGGCCGGCTATTACCTGGAGCCGGAGAAGAGCGCGGAGTCCCTGCGTGATGGCTGGCTGCACACCGGCGACAAGGGCGAGATCGACGGCGACGGCTACCTGCGCATCACCGGCCGGGTGAAGGACATCTTCAAGACCAGCAAGGGCAAGTACGTGGCGCCGGCACCCATCGAGGGGGAAATCGCCAAGAGCCTCTGGGTGGAGCAGGTCTGCCTGATGGGCAGCGGCCTGGACCAGCCTCTGGCGCTGATCGAACTGAGCCCGGCGGCGCGCGAGCAGGCCAGGGCGAACGTGGAGGCCGACCTGCTCGCCACCCTGCGACAGCTCAACGGCAAGCTGTTGCCCCACGAGCGCGTCAGCCATTTGCTGCTGGTGCGCGAGCCCTGGACCGTGGACAACGGTTGCATGACCCCCACCATGAAAATCCGCCGTAGCGTGCTGGAAGCCCGTTATGCCTCGACGGCCGAACGCCTCGATGCCCGCCAGGCGTTGCATTGGGAATGA
- a CDS encoding CaiB/BaiF CoA transferase family protein, with amino-acid sequence MTGPLSSLKILDFSTLLPGPFASLLLADMGAEVLRVESPTRMDLVRLLPPHDGGQSTSHAYLNRNKRSIALDLKRPEAVELVRRLVRDYDIVLEQFRPGVMDRLGLGYEALKAVNPKLIYVSITGYGQTGPYRDRAGHDINYLALAGVASYTGRRDSGPLPLGVQLADIGGGSLHGVMGLLAAVIHRQATGEGQQVDVSMTDCAFALHGMAGAAYLGAGVEPEMENQVLNGGSFYDYYRTRDGRWFSVGSLEPQFMQPFCTAIGRPELAAKGLSPKAEDQRELKRAIEIEFEKRDYAEWLEVFAALDACVEPMLALSEAVEHPQLKARGLVVDVPRDGLPPQKQIACPVKFSAGLPAPRHAGGAVGAHTDEVLAGLGLSAEEIDALKSAKVVG; translated from the coding sequence ATGACCGGCCCGCTGTCTTCACTGAAAATCCTCGATTTCTCCACCCTGCTGCCGGGGCCCTTCGCCTCGCTGCTGCTGGCCGACATGGGCGCCGAGGTGCTGCGGGTGGAATCCCCCACGCGCATGGATCTGGTGCGCCTGCTGCCGCCCCACGATGGCGGCCAGTCCACCAGTCACGCCTACCTCAACCGCAACAAGCGCAGCATTGCCCTGGACCTGAAGCGGCCGGAGGCGGTGGAACTGGTCAGGCGACTGGTGCGGGACTACGACATCGTCCTGGAGCAGTTCCGTCCGGGCGTGATGGACCGCCTGGGGCTGGGCTACGAGGCGTTGAAGGCGGTCAATCCGAAGCTCATTTACGTCTCCATCACCGGCTACGGCCAGACCGGCCCCTACCGTGATCGTGCCGGTCACGACATCAACTACCTGGCCCTGGCCGGCGTTGCCAGCTACACCGGCCGTCGAGACAGCGGGCCGCTGCCCCTCGGCGTGCAACTGGCGGATATCGGCGGGGGTTCGTTGCACGGCGTCATGGGCCTGCTGGCGGCGGTGATCCATCGCCAGGCGACGGGGGAGGGCCAGCAGGTGGATGTCAGCATGACCGACTGCGCCTTCGCCCTGCACGGCATGGCCGGCGCCGCCTACCTGGGCGCCGGGGTGGAGCCGGAGATGGAAAACCAGGTGCTCAACGGCGGCAGCTTCTACGACTACTACCGGACGCGCGATGGGCGCTGGTTCTCGGTGGGCAGCCTGGAGCCGCAGTTCATGCAGCCGTTCTGCACGGCCATCGGTCGGCCGGAGCTGGCGGCCAAGGGGCTGTCGCCCAAGGCCGAGGACCAGCGCGAGCTGAAGCGCGCCATCGAGATCGAGTTCGAGAAGCGCGACTACGCCGAATGGCTGGAGGTCTTCGCCGCCCTGGACGCCTGCGTGGAGCCCATGCTGGCGCTGTCGGAGGCGGTGGAGCACCCGCAGCTCAAGGCCCGTGGACTGGTGGTAGACGTGCCCCGCGACGGACTGCCGCCGCAGAAGCAGATCGCCTGCCCCGTCAAGTTCTCCGCCGGCCTGCCGGCCCCACGTCATGCCGGTGGTGCGGTGGGGGCGCATACCGACGAGGTCTTGGCCGGGTTGGGCTTGAGCGCCGAAGAGATCGATGCCCTGAAGTCGGCCAAGGTGGTGGGGTAG